The Pan troglodytes isolate AG18354 chromosome 17, NHGRI_mPanTro3-v2.0_pri, whole genome shotgun sequence genome includes a region encoding these proteins:
- the CCBE1 gene encoding collagen and calcium-binding EGF domain-containing protein 1 isoform X2, whose translation MEEEDYDVCAEAPCEQQCTDNFGRVLCTCYPGYRYDRERHRKREKPYCLDIDECASSNGTLCAHICINTLGSYRCECREGYIQEDDGKTCTRGDKYPNDTGHEKSENVVKAGTCCATCKEFYQMKQTVLQLKQKIALLPNNAADLGKYITGDKVLASNTYLPGPPGLPGGQGPPGSPGPKGSPGFPGMPGPPGQPGPRGSMGPMGPSPDLSHIKQGRRGPVGPPGAPGRDGSKGERGAPGPRGSPGPPGSFDFLLLMLADIRNDITELQEKVFGHRTHSSAEEFPLPQEFPSYPEAMDLGSGDDHPRRTETRDLRAPRDFYP comes from the exons ATGGAAGAAGAAG ATTATGACGTTTGTGCCGAGGCTCCCTGTGAACAGCAGTGCACGGACAACTTTGGCCGAGTGCTGTGTACTTGTTATCCGGGATACCGATATGACCGGGAGAGACACCGGAAGCGGGAGAAGCCATACTGTCTGG ATATTGATGAGTGTGCCAGCAGCAATGGGACGCTGTGTGCCCACATCTGCATCAATACCTTGGGCAGCTACCGCTGCGAGTGCCGGGAAGGCTACATCCAGGAAGATGATGGGAAGACGTGTACCAGGGGAGACAAATATCCCAATGACACTG GCCATGAGAAGTCTGAGAACGTGGTGAAAGCCGGAACTTGCTGTGCCACATGCAAGGAGTTCTACCAGATGAAGCAGACCGTGCTGCAGCTGAAGCAAAAG ATTGCTCTGCTCCCCAACAATGCAGCTGACCTGGGCAAGTATATCACTGGTGACAAGGTGCTGGCCTCAAACACCTACCTTCCAGGACCTCCTGGCCTGCCTGGGGGCCAGGGCCCTCCCG GCTCACCAGGACCAAAGGGAAGCCCAGGCTTCCCCGGTATGCCAGGCCCTCCTGGGCAGCCCGGCCCACGGGGCTCAATGGGACCCATGGGACCATCTCCTGATCTGTCCCACATTAAGCAAGGCCGGAGGGGCCCTGTG GGTCCACCAGGGGCACCAGGAAGAGATGGTTCTAAG GGGGAGAGAGGAGCACCTGGGCCCAGAGGGTCTCCA GGACCCCCTGGTTCTTTCGACTTCCTGCTACTTATGCTGGCTGACATCCGCAATGACATCACTGAGCTGCAGGAAAAGGTGTTCGGGCACCGGACTCACTCTTCAGCAGAGGAGTTCCCTTTACCTCAGGAAtttcccagctacccagaagccATGGACCTGGGCTCTGGAGATGACCATCCAAGAAGAACTGAGACAAGAGACTTGAGAGCCCCCAGAGACTTCTACCCATAG